The following proteins are encoded in a genomic region of Sulfurovum indicum:
- a CDS encoding metallophosphoesterase — MYYIIGDVHGEYNTLMRLVEKLPSDAKLIFVGDLIDRGSRSAEVVKFVREGGHGCVMGNHEEMMTGYGSSFALFIEQNEPIKTYNSWYSNGGIATLKSYGLITLQEGKPVVALDAKERLEIFKEDICWMRSLPLYIQLDIDHSSGKPVVVSHAPIATVWGMRYSDAMYKTFAEMALWNRREPDENAPIFNIFGHTVTPYGADVQPHYVNIDTGCYMSEHGYGMLSAYCVETGEVVSEKRVEKRR; from the coding sequence ATGTATTACATCATCGGTGATGTTCACGGTGAATACAACACCCTCATGAGACTTGTCGAAAAACTTCCCAGCGATGCCAAGCTCATATTTGTAGGCGACCTTATCGATCGCGGCAGCAGAAGTGCAGAGGTGGTGAAGTTTGTGCGAGAGGGTGGACATGGGTGTGTGATGGGCAACCATGAGGAGATGATGACGGGATACGGCAGCAGTTTTGCCCTATTTATTGAACAAAATGAACCTATAAAAACGTATAACAGTTGGTATAGCAACGGTGGTATTGCCACACTCAAGTCGTACGGGCTTATTACCTTGCAAGAGGGTAAGCCCGTAGTTGCTTTGGATGCCAAAGAGAGGCTGGAGATATTCAAAGAGGATATTTGCTGGATGCGTTCGCTGCCACTGTATATACAACTCGATATAGACCACTCTTCAGGTAAACCCGTTGTCGTCTCACATGCACCTATCGCCACCGTTTGGGGGATGCGCTACAGCGATGCAATGTACAAGACCTTTGCCGAGATGGCACTTTGGAACAGGCGAGAGCCTGATGAGAACGCACCCATTTTCAACATCTTCGGACACACCGTTACTCCATATGGTGCCGATGTGCAGCCACACTATGTCAATATCGATACGGGATGCTACATGAGTGAGCATGGGTACGGGATGCTCAGTGCCTACTGTGTAGAGACGGGGGAAGTGGTGAGTGAAAAAAGAGTAGAGAAGAGGCGGTAA
- a CDS encoding heme-binding domain-containing protein, translating into MKTNKKTVFLLLAFSPAIVFGHGDETHEEKVKTTKSVVQKSVNTTQSALYEEINKSYLKNIKPIFEKKCFDCHADPENTPWYYTLPGIKQMMNYDMREAKEHMDMRKDFPFISHESPLNDLKSIQKIGMEGGMPPLRYILGHWDSRLTDAEKKEIISWSTRSIKLLKSEKKHK; encoded by the coding sequence ATGAAAACAAATAAAAAGACGGTATTTCTTCTATTGGCTTTTTCTCCCGCCATAGTGTTTGGGCACGGAGATGAAACTCATGAAGAAAAAGTAAAAACAACTAAAAGTGTAGTTCAAAAATCAGTCAACACTACCCAGAGCGCTCTATATGAAGAGATCAATAAATCATATCTGAAAAATATCAAACCGATCTTTGAAAAAAAATGCTTTGATTGTCATGCAGATCCGGAAAATACACCATGGTACTATACACTACCCGGTATCAAACAGATGATGAACTATGATATGCGTGAAGCCAAAGAGCATATGGATATGCGTAAAGATTTTCCTTTTATCTCTCACGAATCACCCCTGAATGATCTTAAAAGTATTCAAAAAATAGGTATGGAAGGCGGTATGCCGCCACTTCGTTATATTTTAGGACACTGGGATTCCAGATTAACCGATGCAGAAAAGAAGGAGATCATTTCCTGGAGTACCAGATCGATCAAATTATTAAAAAGCGAAAAGAAGCATAAATGA
- a CDS encoding DNA translocase FtsK has translation MSQSGTIVLDKLYEQAKQIVLTDRKSTIVHLQRKLHIGYERAGIILQQLEATGVVTAPESFGKRRVMDDFQYENMEKGT, from the coding sequence ATGTCCCAAAGTGGAACTATTGTTTTAGATAAGCTGTATGAACAGGCAAAGCAGATTGTATTGACGGATAGAAAGAGCACGATAGTGCATTTGCAGCGAAAACTCCATATAGGGTATGAACGTGCCGGAATAATTCTGCAGCAGCTTGAAGCCACAGGAGTTGTAACAGCTCCAGAGAGCTTTGGAAAAAGAAGAGTCATGGATGACTTTCAGTATGAAAATATGGAAAAAGGTACGTAA
- a CDS encoding metallophosphoesterase — protein sequence MKADYLIIPDIHGQVKQFDAVVQLIKESIQKDRNIHILFLGDYIDRGEGGNFKHYSKRFKKEVEIYYEDIGSRLVIERLFDLKDYFDEHNITHTFLRGNHEQEFIRNIQIAESGNNLIAILESKMNDLNRKTYQEMIYTLKGFTQEFDLMKKTKTFFESMPLYMYDRENELFFVHAGVEPGISPDGSGNDTYLWIREKFYMYTGTYPARIIFGHTPIGSLNEDEKSFLNVCEPENIILKEDRIGLDSGNYQRHPLNVLRIKDRIYELIKIDTHGVIASAMPLNL from the coding sequence ATGAAAGCCGATTACCTGATAATTCCCGATATTCACGGACAAGTTAAGCAGTTTGATGCTGTAGTGCAATTGATCAAAGAATCCATACAAAAAGACAGAAATATACATATTCTGTTTCTGGGAGACTACATAGATCGTGGAGAGGGTGGTAATTTCAAACACTATAGTAAACGCTTTAAAAAAGAGGTCGAAATATATTATGAAGATATTGGTTCGAGGTTGGTTATTGAGAGACTCTTCGATCTTAAAGATTATTTTGATGAGCACAATATCACTCATACATTTTTGCGCGGGAACCATGAGCAGGAATTTATTAGAAATATCCAAATTGCAGAAAGCGGCAACAATCTTATAGCGATCCTTGAATCGAAGATGAATGACCTCAACAGAAAAACCTATCAAGAGATGATCTATACGCTAAAAGGCTTTACCCAAGAATTTGATCTTATGAAAAAAACAAAAACTTTTTTTGAATCTATGCCACTTTATATGTATGATAGAGAGAATGAACTCTTTTTTGTACATGCAGGCGTAGAACCGGGCATATCACCTGATGGCTCCGGTAATGATACTTACCTATGGATAAGAGAAAAGTTTTATATGTACACAGGTACCTATCCTGCAAGAATCATTTTTGGCCATACTCCGATAGGCAGTTTAAATGAAGATGAGAAGTCATTTTTAAATGTTTGTGAACCGGAAAACATTATTTTAAAAGAAGACCGTATAGGCTTAGACAGTGGAAACTATCAAAGGCACCCCTTGAATGTTTTGCGAATTAAAGACAGGATATACGAACTCATCAAGATTGATACACATGGCGTCATCGCATCCGCAATGCCCTTAAACTTATGA
- a CDS encoding HesA/MoeB/ThiF family protein — protein MNRTIVKFTKETFDELKSLLLADRNEKHAFLLCNLAQSSHHTCNTVFLVDKIVIFDEKEISVSAVHVEIENDLVNGLFQQFVNGKHQALISCHSHPFEEGNVWFSGIDDANDQKLFEYFYTEITKHKPDAQMLTMVFGQKTIAARGYVKETKVFTSVDQIVVVGYPMKYITPVNKSHEDHTVDMKMYNRQILGFGEAGQKELSRLKVTLVGAGGTGSILAETLVRLGVKNLVIIDDDKLEDTNLNRWQGGKICHVGRYKVNILKDLLYPIAFDLKIKTFESTLFNEEVIDYIKDSDVVIGAVDSNKARYLLNRMALAYLIPYLDCSSGIVVEQGNIKELSARNVVVVPAATHCFNCEEVYFKKTEFAYDFVSESMKKEAQRRKYIQVEDISVKSPSVYPLNMLSVSTLSLEFMNLFWGYKDKMLENTYINCMTLENQGQKIAWEHQKPNSSCIDCQDRVALGDRAKVWELFFKEG, from the coding sequence ATGAACAGAACGATTGTGAAGTTTACGAAGGAGACCTTTGATGAGCTTAAAAGCCTCCTTCTTGCAGACAGAAATGAAAAGCACGCTTTTTTGCTGTGCAACCTGGCACAGAGCAGCCACCATACATGTAATACGGTATTTTTGGTAGACAAGATAGTCATCTTTGATGAAAAAGAGATCTCTGTCTCCGCCGTACACGTAGAGATAGAAAATGATCTGGTGAATGGACTTTTTCAGCAGTTTGTCAACGGAAAACATCAGGCACTCATAAGCTGTCATTCCCATCCGTTTGAAGAAGGGAATGTCTGGTTTTCGGGTATTGATGATGCCAATGACCAGAAACTGTTCGAGTATTTCTATACGGAGATTACCAAACATAAACCAGATGCACAAATGCTTACCATGGTCTTTGGGCAGAAAACGATCGCGGCAAGAGGGTATGTGAAAGAAACAAAAGTGTTTACTTCTGTTGATCAGATAGTGGTAGTAGGGTATCCTATGAAGTATATAACCCCTGTAAATAAGAGCCATGAAGATCATACTGTTGATATGAAGATGTATAACAGACAGATCCTTGGTTTTGGAGAAGCAGGGCAAAAAGAGCTTTCTCGGTTGAAGGTGACACTGGTGGGAGCGGGAGGTACCGGTTCCATTTTGGCTGAAACACTGGTGAGACTTGGTGTAAAAAACCTTGTGATCATTGATGATGACAAGCTGGAAGATACTAACTTGAACAGATGGCAGGGAGGAAAGATTTGTCATGTTGGCAGATATAAGGTCAACATTTTAAAAGATCTACTCTATCCGATAGCTTTTGATCTAAAAATCAAGACATTTGAGTCTACCCTCTTTAATGAAGAGGTGATAGACTACATTAAGGACAGTGATGTGGTCATAGGTGCTGTAGACAGCAATAAAGCACGCTATCTTCTTAACAGAATGGCACTGGCATATCTTATTCCGTACCTGGACTGTTCAAGCGGTATTGTTGTAGAGCAGGGAAACATCAAAGAGCTGTCTGCGCGCAATGTTGTGGTTGTTCCGGCAGCGACACACTGTTTCAATTGTGAAGAGGTCTATTTCAAAAAGACAGAGTTCGCCTATGATTTTGTATCCGAAAGCATGAAGAAAGAGGCTCAGAGACGAAAATATATTCAGGTGGAGGATATATCTGTCAAGTCCCCGTCAGTTTATCCGCTTAATATGCTTTCGGTCAGTACATTGAGCCTGGAATTTATGAATCTATTTTGGGGATATAAAGACAAAATGCTGGAAAATACCTATATTAACTGCATGACTCTGGAAAATCAAGGGCAAAAGATTGCATGGGAGCATCAAAAACCAAACAGTTCCTGTATTGATTGTCAGGATCGGGTCGCACTTGGGGATAGAGCAAAAGTGTGGGAACTCTTCTTTAAAGAAGGATAG
- a CDS encoding TRAFs-binding domain-containing protein: MTDIQKFQCMVSKYRDKYEHYEIFAEKIGASRAAVNNWENGAGNKLQTKNRTKICEGFGLRYDVWTEHYYTEQEFMKHLDTYLLDQDTPVWEEKEKVFFDDIIKMSPAEEEQIKILDTQDPVSLPGNIEGYSPDFMMALIRLLKDNNQIEDALRITDVLLASNTLYKAKHYNLIQHLKAVLLSSERVRDWDGALDILNILYFSAGYHMEEPEVLTLIASNYKRKALYSEKGTLNPPDVRYIDMDLLGKAQASYRESYGLKKEERYYDAINIAYLIGIINALETDSEQTDTRSEIKALYEEVHKSGWKTNEDDWWEVATEIEFLVLMDKMHDAIGKLNDYLDWNEKSLKKFDMGTTIRQLELYIHFTGDNSAKEFLDYMKECQEAIGTNSEGE; the protein is encoded by the coding sequence ATGACAGATATACAAAAGTTTCAATGTATGGTAAGCAAATACAGGGACAAATATGAGCATTATGAGATATTTGCAGAAAAGATAGGAGCATCCAGGGCAGCGGTGAACAATTGGGAAAATGGTGCGGGGAATAAGCTGCAGACAAAGAACAGAACGAAAATCTGTGAAGGATTTGGTCTAAGGTATGATGTCTGGACCGAACACTACTATACCGAACAGGAGTTTATGAAGCATCTTGATACCTATCTTCTTGATCAGGACACTCCTGTATGGGAAGAGAAAGAAAAGGTTTTCTTTGATGATATTATTAAAATGTCACCGGCTGAAGAAGAGCAGATAAAAATACTTGATACACAGGACCCTGTTAGTCTCCCCGGTAATATAGAAGGGTATTCTCCTGACTTTATGATGGCCCTGATACGTTTACTTAAAGATAATAACCAAATCGAAGATGCACTACGGATAACAGATGTGCTACTTGCTTCCAATACACTCTATAAAGCCAAACATTACAACCTTATTCAGCATCTCAAAGCAGTTTTACTTTCAAGTGAGAGGGTGCGAGACTGGGACGGTGCATTGGATATCTTGAATATACTTTATTTTTCTGCCGGATATCACATGGAGGAGCCGGAAGTACTTACATTGATCGCCTCAAACTATAAACGTAAAGCATTGTATAGTGAAAAGGGAACGCTGAACCCACCTGATGTACGATATATAGATATGGATCTTTTAGGGAAGGCACAGGCTTCATACAGAGAGTCATATGGGCTCAAAAAAGAAGAAAGATACTATGATGCGATCAATATTGCTTACTTGATCGGAATTATCAATGCTTTGGAAACCGACAGTGAACAGACCGATACCAGATCAGAGATCAAAGCACTCTATGAAGAGGTGCATAAGTCCGGTTGGAAGACAAATGAAGATGACTGGTGGGAAGTCGCAACAGAAATAGAGTTTTTGGTACTTATGGATAAAATGCATGATGCCATAGGAAAACTCAATGATTATCTGGACTGGAATGAGAAGTCATTGAAAAAGTTCGATATGGGAACGACCATCAGGCAGTTAGAGTTGTATATACATTTTACAGGTGATAATAGTGCCAAAGAATTTCTTGATTATATGAAAGAGTGTCAGGAAGCTATAGGGACAAATAGTGAGGGTGAGTAG